From a region of the Aeoliella mucimassa genome:
- a CDS encoding sigma-54-dependent transcriptional regulator: MADISLDLLIVDDDAELREALVSYMTAQGHRVTSADSGETAVDTLASRTFAVAVVDMVMPGMSGIQLLEKVKDDNPEMEVILLTGQGTIERAVEAMKLGAYDFLTKPVRMKQLETVIAKAGDTANIRKENRQLKALLQRGHSKHKMIGESPAMEEVFRLIERAAPSEKPILIQGESGTGKELVARALHDASCRSDKPLVVINCAALPEPLLESELFGHEKGAFTGAAASKPGLFEVADGGTLFIDEIGELAPALQPKLLRVLEDGSLRRVGSLKERHVDVRMIAATNRDLSAEVEAKRFREDLYYRINMMTIMLPPLRGRTTDDILLLADHFAGEGWEFDRECREAIARYSWPGNVRQLINAIERAKILADDEVLRKENLPPEVVGQANASGATVLAPDVDLASLTRARVVQALQHEGGNKLRAAKSLGVSRRSLYRLIEKYHIERSEVNS; this comes from the coding sequence ATGGCCGACATTAGCCTCGACCTATTAATTGTTGACGACGACGCGGAACTTCGCGAAGCACTGGTGTCGTACATGACCGCCCAGGGGCACCGGGTAACCTCTGCCGACTCTGGCGAGACGGCCGTCGACACCCTGGCGAGTCGCACCTTCGCCGTGGCGGTGGTCGACATGGTGATGCCGGGGATGTCGGGCATTCAATTGCTCGAGAAGGTGAAGGACGACAATCCCGAAATGGAAGTCATCCTTCTCACCGGGCAAGGCACCATCGAGCGCGCCGTCGAGGCGATGAAGCTCGGGGCCTACGACTTCCTCACCAAGCCGGTGCGGATGAAGCAATTGGAAACCGTGATCGCCAAGGCGGGCGACACCGCGAACATTCGCAAAGAGAATCGCCAGCTCAAGGCCTTGCTGCAACGCGGCCACTCGAAGCACAAGATGATCGGCGAATCGCCGGCCATGGAAGAAGTGTTTCGCTTGATCGAGCGGGCTGCCCCCAGCGAGAAGCCGATTCTCATTCAAGGCGAGAGCGGCACCGGTAAGGAACTCGTCGCCCGGGCGCTGCACGATGCGAGTTGCCGGTCGGACAAACCGCTGGTGGTGATCAACTGCGCGGCCCTACCCGAACCGCTGCTCGAGAGCGAACTGTTTGGTCACGAGAAGGGAGCCTTCACCGGCGCGGCCGCCTCGAAGCCTGGCTTGTTCGAAGTCGCCGACGGTGGCACCTTGTTCATCGACGAAATCGGCGAGCTCGCCCCAGCGCTGCAGCCCAAGCTGCTAAGGGTGCTCGAAGATGGCTCGCTCCGCCGCGTCGGTTCGCTCAAAGAGCGTCACGTCGATGTGCGAATGATTGCGGCCACCAATCGCGATTTAAGTGCTGAAGTGGAAGCCAAACGGTTCCGCGAAGACCTTTACTACCGGATCAACATGATGACCATCATGTTGCCTCCGCTGCGAGGTCGCACGACCGACGACATCCTGCTGCTGGCCGATCATTTTGCCGGCGAAGGCTGGGAATTCGATCGCGAATGCCGCGAGGCGATCGCGCGCTACTCGTGGCCAGGCAACGTGCGTCAGCTGATCAACGCCATCGAGCGGGCGAAGATCCTGGCCGACGACGAAGTGCTGCGAAAAGAGAACCTGCCGCCCGAGGTGGTGGGTCAAGCGAATGCCTCCGGCGCCACCGTGCTGGCGCCGGATGTCGACCTGGCCAGCCTCACCCGCGCTCGCGTGGTGCAAGCCCTGCAGCACGAAGGTGGTAACAAACTGCGGGCGGCAAAATCGCTCGGCGTCAGCCGCCGTAGCCTCTATCGGTTAATCGAGAAATACCACATCGAACGAAGCGAAGTGAATAGCTAA
- a CDS encoding universal stress protein, producing MNLHAILCPVDFSKSSEAALQHASALAVEADAKLYILHVIDESAAYCTEYTGMGYMPDMSQRIEYECSHLLDEIEPTEPKVRFERILMLGPPARTIAKVAEDKKVDLIVMGSHGRTGVSRLLMGSVAEEVVRLAKCPVLTMKHPVGVDVAGSGAVPVMSKATAEQTSGEEDPVSRPHLSGSPLANGAQEANRRPG from the coding sequence ATGAATCTTCATGCCATCCTATGCCCTGTCGACTTTTCGAAGTCGAGCGAGGCGGCGCTACAGCATGCTTCGGCACTCGCCGTAGAGGCCGATGCGAAGCTCTATATCTTGCATGTGATCGACGAGAGTGCAGCCTACTGCACCGAGTACACCGGCATGGGTTACATGCCCGACATGTCGCAACGCATCGAGTACGAATGCTCTCACTTGTTAGACGAGATCGAGCCAACTGAGCCGAAGGTTCGTTTCGAACGAATACTAATGCTGGGACCACCCGCCCGCACGATTGCGAAGGTGGCCGAGGATAAAAAGGTGGATCTCATCGTGATGGGATCGCACGGGCGGACCGGAGTGTCGCGACTGCTGATGGGGAGTGTTGCGGAAGAAGTGGTACGACTGGCCAAGTGCCCAGTGCTCACCATGAAGCACCCCGTGGGTGTCGACGTGGCTGGCAGCGGGGCGGTGCCGGTGATGTCGAAGGCCACTGCAGAGCAAACCAGCGGTGAGGAAGATCCTGTGTCCCGGCCACACTTGTCGGGTTCGCCGCTGGCGAATGGAGCCCAGGAGGCAAACAGAAGGCCAGGGTAA
- a CDS encoding universal stress protein yields MKNWFMNKKVLVPVDFSEESMKAVDDAIEMADTNELVHVVHVAPDLDVTTPGVVWESISEDVQREHVLKTFAKTFASPKYDGVSYHVAFGDAGRGIVKHAEQIDADVIVMPSHGRAGFRRLLLGSVAERVLRLAHLPVLVLRH; encoded by the coding sequence ATGAAAAACTGGTTTATGAACAAGAAAGTGCTTGTTCCGGTCGACTTCAGTGAGGAGTCGATGAAGGCCGTGGACGACGCGATTGAAATGGCCGACACGAACGAGTTGGTTCACGTGGTGCACGTGGCTCCCGATCTCGATGTGACCACCCCGGGGGTCGTGTGGGAGTCGATCAGCGAGGACGTGCAGCGCGAGCACGTGCTGAAGACGTTCGCCAAGACGTTTGCCTCTCCCAAGTACGATGGAGTTTCCTATCACGTGGCGTTTGGCGATGCGGGACGGGGCATCGTTAAGCACGCCGAGCAGATCGACGCCGACGTGATAGTCATGCCATCCCACGGACGCGCCGGGTTCCGGCGTCTATTGTTGGGATCGGTTGCCGAGCGGGTGCTACGGCTGGCGCACCTGCCGGTGCTGGTGTTGCGGCACTAA
- a CDS encoding outer membrane protein assembly factor BamB family protein, whose product MSSEPAEVTTNKPRAWWRRYFPLCWWALMLLLAALVLVLGSHGMESDRQTVALIAIANLSFLVPLGWLLFAWPPVKQLGYWPRWGLRLLVAALLVLGFMSIDVQYDGDGNWRQVRFAWQAAPDEQLAELSGNQVASGWQTTPNDYPGFLGGRYWAEATNVTLSGDWQAIPPEMMWKQDIGAGWSAFAVVGDYAVTQEQRGDQELVSCYHIDDGNVVWTHADTSRHDPGDVGGGMGGVGPRATPTLHEGRVYTMGATGIVNCLDSETGDVIWSHNMPDEYQVEPLLWGNSSSPLIVPEQNLVVIAAGQAAEDYMNSLYAFDLATGKIQWSTGPPTTSYASPVLATIGGVLQVVHVNESSVGGYRVTDGEELWRFEQPGSSSADASCSQAIPLPNDQVLVSKGYGVGARLVQISKSNDGSFEATTIWEKRVLKTKLSNLVIRDGYAYGLDHTLLSCVEIETGKVAWKKRRNPNFGHGQLLLVGDYLFAITEQGEGVLLDCTPEKYSEVAHLQMLTDEGITWNNPALSGDRLLVRNNLEAACYRLPTASEPPTAGESASESPADTL is encoded by the coding sequence ATGTCGTCGGAGCCTGCTGAAGTTACCACGAACAAACCGCGGGCCTGGTGGCGGCGTTATTTCCCACTCTGCTGGTGGGCGCTCATGCTATTGCTGGCGGCCTTGGTGCTGGTACTCGGTTCGCACGGCATGGAGTCCGACCGGCAAACCGTCGCGCTGATTGCCATCGCCAACCTGTCGTTCCTCGTGCCGCTCGGTTGGCTGCTGTTTGCCTGGCCGCCGGTCAAGCAGCTCGGCTATTGGCCACGCTGGGGGCTGCGGCTGCTCGTCGCAGCGCTCTTGGTGCTCGGGTTCATGAGCATCGACGTGCAGTACGATGGCGACGGCAACTGGCGGCAGGTTCGTTTCGCCTGGCAAGCGGCTCCCGATGAGCAACTGGCCGAACTCTCTGGCAACCAAGTCGCGAGCGGATGGCAGACCACCCCGAACGACTACCCTGGTTTTCTCGGTGGTCGTTACTGGGCCGAGGCCACCAACGTGACGCTCTCTGGCGATTGGCAAGCCATTCCGCCCGAGATGATGTGGAAGCAAGACATCGGCGCCGGCTGGTCGGCCTTCGCCGTGGTGGGTGATTACGCGGTGACTCAAGAGCAGCGAGGCGACCAGGAACTCGTCTCCTGCTACCACATCGACGATGGCAACGTAGTGTGGACCCATGCTGACACCTCGCGGCACGACCCCGGCGACGTCGGCGGGGGGATGGGGGGCGTCGGCCCGCGGGCGACTCCAACCCTGCATGAAGGGCGCGTCTACACGATGGGCGCTACTGGCATCGTCAACTGCTTGGACTCCGAGACTGGCGACGTAATCTGGTCGCACAACATGCCCGATGAGTACCAAGTGGAACCGCTACTGTGGGGCAATAGCAGCTCGCCGCTGATCGTTCCCGAGCAAAATCTGGTGGTGATCGCGGCTGGTCAGGCGGCCGAAGACTACATGAACTCACTCTATGCGTTCGACCTGGCAACCGGAAAGATCCAATGGTCCACTGGCCCGCCGACAACGTCGTACGCCTCGCCGGTGCTGGCCACCATTGGTGGTGTGCTGCAAGTCGTGCACGTCAACGAAAGCTCCGTGGGAGGCTATCGCGTGACCGATGGCGAAGAGCTGTGGCGGTTCGAACAGCCTGGCAGTTCGTCGGCCGATGCGTCGTGTTCGCAGGCCATCCCGCTACCGAACGATCAGGTGCTGGTCTCCAAAGGCTACGGCGTCGGCGCCCGACTCGTGCAGATCAGCAAGAGCAACGACGGCTCCTTCGAAGCCACCACGATCTGGGAAAAGCGGGTGCTGAAAACCAAGCTCTCGAACCTGGTGATCCGCGACGGCTATGCCTACGGACTCGACCACACGTTGCTCTCGTGCGTCGAGATCGAAACAGGCAAGGTAGCGTGGAAGAAACGTCGCAACCCAAACTTTGGGCATGGGCAACTGCTGCTGGTCGGCGACTATCTATTTGCGATCACCGAACAAGGCGAAGGGGTGCTGCTCGATTGCACTCCTGAAAAGTACAGCGAAGTAGCCCACCTGCAGATGCTCACCGACGAGGGAATCACCTGGAACAACCCCGCCCTGTCCGGCGATCGGTTGCTGGTGCGCAACAACTTGGAAGCCGCCTGCTACCGGCTGCCGACCGCGTCGGAGCCCCCGACTGCTGGGGAATCAGCATCCGAATCGCCAGCCGACACTCTGTAG
- a CDS encoding SDR family NAD(P)-dependent oxidoreductase, whose protein sequence is MAGRSAVVTGSASGIGRAIALAFAYSGADVHLHTRANRAGLAELREQMTSLGVGGSDFVGDLADSSTCQALVAQTCGSGAVDLWVNNAGVDVLTGPAADWSFDRKLEALWQVDVRATMELSRAVGERMLACGQGNIINIGWDQAEFGMEGDSGQMFAAVKAAVMAFTRSLARSLAPTVRVNCLAPGWIATKWSGNASDYWNRRAQGEALLGRWGTPEDVAAAALFLASEQSQFITGHTLPVNGGFAGPYQGEA, encoded by the coding sequence ATGGCAGGTCGCTCCGCGGTGGTTACCGGTAGCGCGAGCGGCATCGGGCGGGCCATCGCCCTGGCGTTTGCCTACTCCGGGGCCGACGTCCACCTGCACACCCGCGCGAACCGCGCCGGGCTGGCCGAACTGCGGGAGCAGATGACCAGTCTGGGTGTCGGCGGTAGCGACTTCGTGGGCGATCTGGCCGATTCCTCCACCTGCCAGGCGCTCGTCGCCCAGACCTGTGGTTCGGGTGCGGTCGACTTGTGGGTGAACAACGCCGGCGTCGACGTACTCACTGGCCCGGCGGCCGACTGGTCGTTCGATCGCAAGCTCGAAGCGCTCTGGCAAGTCGACGTGCGGGCGACGATGGAGCTTTCGCGGGCGGTCGGCGAGCGGATGCTCGCCTGCGGGCAGGGCAACATCATCAACATCGGTTGGGACCAGGCCGAGTTCGGCATGGAAGGGGATAGCGGGCAGATGTTTGCCGCGGTCAAGGCAGCGGTGATGGCCTTCACCCGCAGCCTGGCGCGGAGTCTGGCCCCGACGGTTCGTGTGAACTGCTTAGCACCGGGGTGGATCGCGACCAAGTGGAGCGGCAACGCGAGCGACTACTGGAACCGCCGCGCCCAGGGCGAAGCGTTGCTCGGGCGGTGGGGGACTCCCGAGGATGTCGCGGCCGCCGCGCTGTTTCTCGCCAGCGAGCAATCGCAGTTCATTACCGGACACACACTGCCCGTCAACGGAGGCTTCGCCGGCCCGTATCAAGGCGAGGCGTAG
- a CDS encoding DUF6513 domain-containing protein — MTRETIQFVTGRLAEPSLRKQVETLARELDFDYSIAVLPITVAALMTPEWIAKKLTPDPNATRVVLPGYCQGNVSALQQLVGEATIELGPRDLRRLPEHFGQHAVADGYGNYDIEILAEINHCPRLTIDQIVTIAQRYAADGADVIDLGCDPGGGWLGVSEAVQAVRDLGLRVSIDSTDVREIATAVSAGAELVLSVSSANREAAVDWGATVIVVPDDPKTLAGLDDTIEYLATRSVPLRIDPILEPIGMGFAASVERYMTTRRRYPDAEMLMGIGNLTELTDVDSAGVNVVLLAICQELGIRSVLTTEVINWARSSVRECDLARRLVYHAVEQGIPPKHLERQLLVLRDEKLASPARDELQTLAEQVKDHNYRVFATEGEVHLVSADTHLHHKDPFEVMKQLLVSGPNGSSPKNLDASHAFYLGYEMCKAATALALGKQYQQDESLDWGHLTQDEQRHYLRGSRRPE, encoded by the coding sequence GTGACGCGCGAGACCATTCAATTCGTGACCGGTCGACTGGCGGAGCCATCGCTTCGCAAGCAAGTGGAGACGCTTGCGCGCGAACTCGACTTCGACTACTCGATTGCGGTGCTCCCGATCACGGTCGCCGCGCTGATGACCCCCGAGTGGATCGCCAAGAAGCTAACGCCCGACCCAAACGCGACTCGCGTGGTGCTACCGGGTTACTGCCAGGGCAACGTGTCCGCGCTGCAACAACTGGTCGGCGAGGCGACCATCGAGCTTGGCCCGCGCGACCTGCGGCGGTTGCCCGAGCACTTTGGGCAGCACGCAGTTGCCGATGGTTACGGTAACTACGACATCGAGATCCTGGCCGAGATCAATCATTGCCCTCGGCTGACGATCGATCAGATCGTTACCATCGCCCAGCGCTACGCGGCCGATGGTGCCGATGTGATCGACCTTGGCTGCGACCCCGGCGGTGGATGGCTCGGGGTAAGCGAAGCTGTGCAGGCAGTCCGCGACCTAGGGCTGCGGGTGTCGATCGATAGCACCGACGTTCGCGAGATTGCCACCGCGGTGTCGGCCGGGGCTGAGCTGGTGCTGTCGGTCAGCAGTGCCAACCGCGAGGCGGCTGTCGATTGGGGGGCCACCGTGATCGTCGTGCCCGACGACCCCAAGACGCTTGCTGGTCTCGACGACACCATTGAGTATCTGGCGACCCGCTCGGTGCCGTTGCGGATCGACCCCATCCTCGAGCCGATCGGCATGGGATTCGCCGCGAGCGTGGAACGCTACATGACCACTCGTCGGCGTTACCCTGATGCGGAAATGCTGATGGGCATCGGCAACCTCACCGAGCTGACCGATGTCGATTCGGCCGGCGTGAACGTCGTGTTGCTTGCGATTTGCCAGGAGCTTGGTATTCGCAGCGTGCTCACGACCGAAGTAATTAACTGGGCACGGTCCAGCGTCCGCGAGTGCGACCTCGCCCGGCGGTTGGTCTATCACGCGGTCGAGCAAGGCATTCCGCCAAAGCACCTGGAGCGACAACTGCTCGTGCTTCGTGATGAAAAGTTGGCGAGTCCCGCGCGCGACGAGCTGCAAACGCTTGCTGAGCAAGTGAAGGATCATAACTACCGCGTCTTTGCCACCGAAGGCGAGGTGCATCTCGTTTCGGCCGATACTCATTTGCATCACAAAGATCCATTTGAAGTGATGAAGCAACTTCTGGTGAGCGGCCCCAACGGGTCGTCTCCCAAGAACCTCGATGCAAGTCACGCGTTCTATCTCGGTTACGAAATGTGCAAGGCCGCGACCGCCCTGGCGCTCGGCAAGCAGTATCAGCAAGACGAATCGCTCGACTGGGGACACTTAACTCAGGACGAGCAGCGTCACTACCTGCGCGGCAGCCGGAGGCCCGAATGA
- a CDS encoding anthranilate synthase component I family protein, with the protein MSEAFQPVVTELPSHWTAVEVFRRWQHQPHCVFFDSAMPHATLGRYSFVACDPFEWIELPADGSDALGVLAAKLSRYTAKPIAGLPPLQGGAAGLLSYDLCHSLEKLPKPQHDEFKVPALAMGLYDVVAAFDHQTGQGWLVSQGFPSTESSERPQRATSRAQQFLELLETTVPPPPAKSAEIPIGELAPQFDVGDGITSDFSRDDYLRAVARGVEYIHAGDIFQVNLSQRLMVPAEGSARELYERLRTRNAAPFAGYFDLGNYQLASASPERFLRVVGRHVETRPIKGTRPLTSRPEADLFAGDELTRSEKDRAENVMIVDLLRNDLSQVCLPHSVQVTKLCGLETYAYVQHLVSAVEGELQPEKTAVDLLRASFPGGSITGAPKVRAMEIIAELEPTARGAYCGSLAYIGFDGTMDSNLLIRTITAGKGWWQLPAGGGIVAASDPRREYEETWHKAHGMLKARQA; encoded by the coding sequence ATGAGCGAGGCATTCCAGCCGGTAGTAACCGAGCTGCCGAGCCATTGGACCGCGGTCGAGGTGTTCCGTCGCTGGCAACATCAGCCGCATTGTGTGTTCTTCGATAGTGCGATGCCCCATGCGACGCTCGGGCGGTACTCGTTCGTGGCTTGCGATCCGTTTGAGTGGATTGAGCTGCCAGCCGATGGAAGCGATGCGCTCGGTGTGCTGGCGGCGAAGCTCTCCAGATACACGGCGAAGCCGATCGCTGGTTTGCCGCCGCTGCAGGGAGGTGCCGCAGGCCTGCTGAGTTACGACTTGTGCCATAGCCTTGAGAAGTTGCCGAAGCCGCAGCACGATGAGTTCAAGGTGCCCGCTTTGGCGATGGGACTGTACGACGTGGTCGCCGCGTTCGATCACCAGACCGGGCAGGGCTGGCTCGTCTCGCAAGGCTTTCCATCCACCGAGAGCAGTGAGCGACCGCAGCGAGCCACCTCGCGTGCTCAGCAGTTTCTGGAGCTGCTAGAAACCACGGTGCCGCCACCGCCAGCCAAGTCAGCTGAGATACCAATCGGTGAATTGGCTCCGCAGTTCGACGTCGGCGATGGCATCACCAGCGATTTCTCACGCGACGATTACTTGCGGGCGGTCGCGCGGGGAGTGGAGTACATTCACGCGGGCGACATCTTTCAGGTGAACCTCTCGCAGCGGTTGATGGTGCCAGCCGAGGGGAGTGCGAGGGAACTCTACGAGCGGCTTCGCACCCGCAATGCGGCCCCCTTCGCGGGCTATTTCGATCTCGGCAATTACCAGCTGGCAAGCGCCTCGCCCGAGCGGTTCCTGCGGGTCGTTGGTCGGCATGTCGAAACGCGCCCGATTAAAGGGACCCGTCCACTGACCTCGCGTCCCGAAGCCGATTTGTTTGCAGGCGACGAGCTTACGCGGAGCGAGAAAGATCGGGCCGAGAACGTGATGATTGTCGACCTGCTTCGCAACGACCTGTCGCAGGTTTGTTTGCCGCACAGTGTGCAGGTTACTAAACTATGCGGGCTCGAAACGTATGCTTATGTGCAGCACCTGGTTTCGGCGGTGGAAGGGGAGCTGCAACCGGAGAAAACAGCGGTCGACCTGCTGCGGGCTTCGTTCCCCGGGGGCTCGATTACCGGCGCGCCAAAAGTGCGAGCGATGGAGATCATCGCCGAGCTCGAACCAACCGCCCGCGGGGCGTACTGTGGATCGCTCGCGTATATCGGCTTCGATGGCACGATGGATAGCAACCTGCTGATCCGTACGATCACCGCTGGCAAAGGTTGGTGGCAACTCCCGGCCGGTGGCGGTATCGTCGCTGCCAGCGATCCCCGCCGAGAGTACGAAGAGACCTGGCACAAAGCCCACGGCATGCTCAAAGCACGCCAGGCGTGA
- a CDS encoding anthranilate synthase component II, which translates to MILIIDNYDSFVHNLARYIERLGGQTRVVRNDQITIDEVRKLDPQAVVLSPGPCTPDQAGCSLELVRELHLSVPMLGVCLGHQTIAQALGASILRDEQPYHGRSSAIRHTSEGVFAGVPSPVTVGRYHSLVVDPVTLPDCLLPTAWTTEGDTLMAFAHRELPLVGVQFHPESILTEYGYTMLANFLQLAGVQIACDFASLGKSELREPVEPRPMPGRPVTF; encoded by the coding sequence ATGATTTTGATCATCGACAACTACGACAGCTTCGTGCATAACCTGGCTCGCTACATCGAGCGGCTGGGAGGGCAAACGCGCGTAGTACGTAACGATCAGATCACCATCGACGAGGTGCGCAAGCTTGATCCGCAAGCGGTGGTGCTCTCGCCTGGTCCGTGCACCCCCGACCAAGCGGGGTGCTCGTTGGAGTTGGTCCGCGAGCTGCATCTATCGGTGCCGATGCTGGGAGTCTGCTTAGGGCATCAGACCATTGCTCAGGCCCTGGGGGCCAGCATCCTTCGCGACGAGCAGCCTTACCACGGGCGGTCGTCGGCGATTCGCCATACTAGCGAGGGGGTGTTCGCGGGCGTGCCATCTCCCGTGACCGTGGGGCGGTATCACTCGTTGGTGGTCGATCCGGTGACGCTGCCTGATTGTCTACTACCGACAGCGTGGACCACAGAAGGGGACACGTTAATGGCCTTCGCGCATCGCGAGCTTCCCCTGGTGGGCGTGCAGTTCCATCCCGAGTCGATTCTCACCGAATATGGTTACACGATGCTTGCCAATTTCTTGCAATTGGCAGGTGTGCAAATAGCGTGCGATTTTGCCAGTTTAGGAAAGTCGGAGTTGCGAGAGCCGGTCGAGCCTCGACCGATGCCCGGTCGACCGGTTACCTTTTAG
- a CDS encoding DUF447 domain-containing protein, with translation MMNYHDCPLLEGVITTQNEDGSLHIAAMGPRVDWPITRMLLRPFKSAVTFHNLCRTRRGILHVTDDVLLLARAAIGRLPEQPATEPGPEGYPPRLADCVRWYAFEVETIDDSQERSKMECRVTDEGRVRDFFGLHRARGAVIEAAILASRLSLIPMEDVLDRYNEYGMIIDKTAGPDERMAFAELQGFVNERMAEGETRTMFDS, from the coding sequence ATGATGAATTACCACGATTGTCCGCTGCTCGAGGGTGTGATCACGACCCAGAACGAGGACGGTAGCCTGCATATTGCCGCGATGGGACCGCGAGTCGACTGGCCGATCACACGCATGCTGCTGCGACCGTTCAAATCAGCAGTGACGTTCCACAACCTGTGCCGCACGCGCCGTGGCATTCTGCATGTAACCGACGACGTGCTGCTGCTCGCCCGGGCGGCAATTGGTCGGCTGCCCGAGCAGCCAGCCACCGAGCCAGGGCCCGAGGGCTACCCCCCGCGCCTGGCCGACTGCGTGCGCTGGTACGCGTTCGAGGTCGAGACGATCGACGATTCGCAGGAGCGGTCGAAGATGGAATGCCGAGTGACTGACGAAGGGCGGGTGCGCGACTTCTTTGGCTTGCATCGCGCCCGCGGCGCAGTCATCGAAGCGGCCATTCTGGCAAGTCGGTTGTCGCTGATCCCGATGGAAGACGTGCTCGATCGCTACAACGAGTATGGCATGATCATCGACAAGACCGCCGGGCCCGACGAGCGGATGGCCTTCGCCGAACTGCAAGGGTTCGTCAACGAGCGAATGGCCGAAGGCGAAACCCGCACGATGTTCGATTCGTAA
- a CDS encoding beta-RFAP synthase: MSNPQSIELRTAARLHFGLWAWGPMHPRQFGGVGLMIEQPKLTVRATGASQFEARGAFASRMLAVAERCRTAWRLNSLPTCVLEVVESPPTHAGFGVGTQLSLAVAQLLSAWSDPLERHTAKLMPGEELARAAKRGRRSAIGTHGFCRGGLLVDAGKAADEPLGQLETRVEFPEPWRVVLLTPDNQQGKAGKEEQSAFAKLPAVPMATTHQLQQIARERIVPACQQGDFNEFATAVYEYGHLAGLCFAEVQGGAYSSDRIAEMVAALRERGVAGVGQSSWGPTLFAMQPSQAAAEKLVAELRSDTTANRCTITITPARNRGAELVVDPV; encoded by the coding sequence ATGAGCAACCCGCAGTCCATCGAACTACGTACGGCCGCTCGCCTGCACTTTGGGTTGTGGGCCTGGGGCCCCATGCACCCCCGCCAGTTCGGTGGGGTCGGCCTGATGATCGAGCAGCCGAAGCTTACCGTGCGGGCGACGGGTGCTTCCCAGTTCGAAGCTCGTGGGGCGTTTGCGAGTCGCATGCTTGCGGTAGCCGAACGTTGCCGCACTGCGTGGAGGCTTAACTCGTTGCCAACTTGCGTGCTGGAAGTCGTGGAATCGCCTCCTACGCATGCGGGGTTTGGAGTCGGTACGCAGCTAAGCCTGGCCGTGGCCCAACTGCTGAGCGCGTGGAGCGATCCTCTGGAGAGGCACACTGCCAAGCTAATGCCCGGCGAGGAATTGGCTCGCGCTGCGAAGCGGGGCCGACGCTCGGCAATCGGCACCCACGGCTTCTGCCGAGGAGGATTGCTGGTCGATGCGGGCAAAGCGGCTGACGAACCGCTGGGGCAACTGGAAACTCGTGTGGAGTTCCCCGAGCCCTGGCGCGTGGTGCTGCTCACACCTGACAACCAGCAGGGCAAAGCGGGCAAGGAAGAGCAATCGGCGTTTGCCAAGCTGCCAGCGGTTCCTATGGCGACCACGCACCAGTTGCAGCAGATTGCCCGCGAGCGGATCGTGCCAGCATGTCAGCAAGGCGACTTCAACGAGTTTGCCACCGCGGTGTACGAGTACGGGCATCTCGCCGGGCTGTGCTTCGCCGAAGTGCAGGGGGGAGCCTACTCGAGTGATCGCATCGCGGAAATGGTCGCCGCGCTACGTGAGCGTGGTGTCGCGGGGGTGGGCCAAAGCTCGTGGGGGCCGACCCTGTTTGCCATGCAGCCAAGTCAAGCAGCGGCCGAAAAGCTGGTTGCCGAGCTACGGAGCGATACTACCGCGAATCGCTGCACGATTACCATCACTCCCGCCCGCAATCGCGGGGCGGAGTTGGTCGTCGATCCGGTATAA